A window of Apium graveolens cultivar Ventura chromosome 8, ASM990537v1, whole genome shotgun sequence contains these coding sequences:
- the LOC141677159 gene encoding light-induced protein, chloroplastic-like: MSGVSSQLNQFKSLCITSQFTSKLALFRPNSLNFSPKHALNNSTILAPKSVRIRAESESSSSAAPGTATEEPPKEPTEIEVLKKKLVESFYGTNRGLSATSETRAEIVELITQLEAKNPTPAPTEALSLLDGKWILSYTSFSGLFPLLSRGSLPLVKVEEISQTIDAYSFTVQNSVQFAGPYSTSSFTTNAKFEVRSPKRVQIKFEEGIIGTPQLTDSIVLPENVELFGQNVDLSPFKGLFTSVQDTASSVAKTISSQPPIKFNIPARNAESWLLTTYLDEEIRISRGDGGSVFVLIKEGCPLLLP, translated from the exons ATGAGTGGAGTATCATCACAACTCAACCAATTCAAATCCCTCTGCATCACCTCTCAATTCACCTCTAAGCTCGCTCTCTTCCGCCCTAACTCCCTCAATTTCTCCCCCAAACACGCCCTTAATAATTCCACAATTTTGGCGCCAAAATCAGTTAGAATTCGCGCCGAGAGCGAGTCATCGTCATCAGCGGCGCCTGGTACAGCCACGGAGGAGCCTCCCAAGGAGCCGACGGAGATAGAGGTGTTGAAGAAGAAGTTAGTGGAGTCATTTTATGGAACCAATAGAGGATTGAGTGCTACGAGTGAGACGAGAGCTGAGATCGTTGAGCTGATTACGCAGCTCGAGGCGAAGAATCCTACTCCTGCGCCTACGGAGGCGTTGAGTCTTCTTGATGGCAAATGGATTCTCTC GTACACATCATTTTCGGGTTTGTTTCCTTTGTTGTCAAGAGGATCATTGCCGTTGGTGAAGGTGGAGGAGATATCACAGACAATTGACGCTTACAGTTTTACCGTCCAGAACAGTGTTCAGTTTGCAGGACCATACTCTACCTCTTCCTTTACTACAAATGCGAAGTTTGAAGTCAGAAGTCCCAAACGTGTTCAG ATAAAGTTTGAAGAAGGTATCATTGGAACTCCTCAGTTGACAGACTCGATTGTGTTACCAGAAAATGTGGAACTCTTTGGACAGAATGTAGACCTATCACCCTTCAAAGGCTTGTTCACTTCTGTACAAGACACTGCTTCCTCTGTTGCAAAGACCATTTCAAGCCAACCACCAATCAAGTTTAATATCCCTGCCAGAAATGCAGAATCGTGGCTTTTGACCACATACCTTGATGAAGAGATTCGAATCTCAAGGGGAGATGGAGGAAGCGTGTTTGTTCTGATTAAGGAAGGTTGTCCACTGTTGTTACCATGA
- the LOC141679067 gene encoding pyrophosphate--fructose 6-phosphate 1-phosphotransferase subunit beta-like, whose translation MAPSPMQVNGDISVVKTPVTGRLATVYSDVQNSRLDHSLPLPKVIKDSFHVVDGPASSAAGNPDEIAKLFPCLNGQPSALFVPGDGSKVASDQKLKIGVVLSGGQAPGGHNVISGIFDYLQEHCKGSTLYGFKGGPAGIMKCKYVTLTSEYIYPYRNQGGFDMICSGRDKIETQEQFKQAQETALKLDLDGIVVIGGDDSNTNACLLAENFRSNNLKTRVIGCPKTIDGDLKCKEVPTSFGFDTACKIYAEMIGNVMTDARSTGKYYHFVRLMGRAASHITLECALQTHPNITLIGEEVASKKETLKNVTNYIADVICKRGELGYSYGVILIPEGLIDFIPEVQQLIAELNEVLAHETVDEGGLWKLKLTTQSLKLFELLPTAIQEQLMLERDPHGNVQVAKIETEKMLIEMVEAELEQRKKAGKYKAHFQGQSHFFGYEGRCGLPSMFDATYCYALGYGAGALLHSGKTGLISSVGNLAAPVEEWTVGGTALTSLMDVERRHGKLKPVIKKAMVELEAAPFKSFASMREEWALTNQYISPGPIQFAGPESDKINHTLLLELGVHA comes from the exons ATGGCGCCTTCTCCAATGCAAGTTAACGGCGATATCTCCGTCGTTAAAACTCCGGTAACGGGACGTTTAGCGACAGTGTATAGTGACGTGCAGAACAGTCGTTTAGATCACTCTCTTCCTCTTCCTAAAGTTATTAAGGATTCTTTCCATGTTGTTGACGGTCCTGCTAGTTCCGCAGCTGGAAATCCAG ACGAGATTGCAAAGTTGTTTCCGTGCCTTAATGGACAGCCATCAGCACTGTTTGTACCGGGAGATGGAAGTAAAGTAGCGTCTGACCAGAAGTTGAAAATTGGTGTGGTGTTATCAGGAGGCCAAGCTCCAGGAGGACATAATGTTATCTCTGGTATTTTTG ATTATTTGCAGGAGCACTGCAAAGGTAGCACATTGTATGGCTTCAAAGGTGGACCTGCTGGGATCATGAAGTGTAAATACGTAACATTAACCTCAGAGTACATTTACCCATACAGAAATCAG GGAGGATTTGATATGATTTGCAGTGGTAGAGACAAGATTGAGACTCAAGAACAG TTTAAGCAAGCTCAAGAAACAGCATTGAAGTTGGATCTTGATGGGATTGTTGTGATTGGTGGGGATGACTCAAACACCAATGCTTGCCTCCTTGCTGAAAACTTTAG GAGTAATAATTTGAAAACCCGAGTGATCGGATGCCCAAAGACGATTGATGGTGACTTGAAATGCAAAGAGGTCCCCACAAGTTTTGGATTTGATACTGCATGCAAG ATCTATGCTGAAATGATTGGAAATGTCATGACTGATGCTCGTTCTACTGGAAAATATTACCATT TTGTAAGACTGATGGGCCGTGCTGCTTCACACATTACCTTGGAGTGTGCTTTACAAACTCATCCAAATATTACTCTTATTGGAGAAGAG GTTGCCAGCAAAAAGGAGACTCTTAAAAATGTTACAAACTACATTGCTGATGTGATCTGCAAGCGTGGAGAACTTGGATATAGTTATGGTGTAATCCTTATTCCCGAAGGGCTTATTGATTTTATCCCTGAG GTGCAGCAGCTCATTGCAGAACTGAATGAAGTTTTGGCCCATGAAACTGTTGACGAAGGCGGTCTTTGGAAACTGAAGCTTACAACTCAATCTCTGAAACTTTTTGAATTACTACCTACTGCAATTCAGGAGCAATTGATGCTTGAAAGAGATCCGCATGGAAATGTCCAG GTTGCCAAAATCGAAACAGAGAAAATGCTTATTGAAATGGTTGAAGCTGAGTTGGAGCAGAGGAAGAAAGCGGGAAAATATAAGGCTCATTTTCAAGGGCAATCCCACTTTTTTGG CTATGAAGGTAGGTGTGGTTTGCCTTCTATGTTTGATGCTACATACTGCTATGCACTGGGTTATGGTGCAGGAGCTCTACTTCACAGTGGAAAGACAGGATTGATTTCTTCG GTTGGGAATTTGGCTGCGCCTGTCGAGGAATGGACTGTTGGTGGTACTGCATTGACCTCTTTAATGGATGTTGAAAGGAGACATG GGAAGTTGAAGCCTGTCATTAAAAAGGCAATGGTGGAGCTTGAAG CTGCACCATTCAA